CAAGGAGCCCTGGGCATGCAAGGTGTGGAAGGTATCCTACAATCGCTGCTGAATCAGGCTTTGATCATCGTGTTTGGTATCGTGATTATTGTCAGTGGAGTCAAGATCATCCAACAAGTGATCCGCCTGGTGCGCCCCAAACCTGTTTTGGAATAGAAGATTTCTTTGAATAAACAACACACCGGCGGTTAAATCATGCAGATTTATCGCCGGTGGATTTTTTAATAAATCAAATCTTGTTGCACCATTCTGGGTTTCTATATATACTAGACTCCATTCAATTGACCGGGTCAATTTCACATGACTGGCCCAAGCACAATGGTATTCGCCAGGGCACAATCTCCGTAAGGCGATTCCAATAGCTTACCCGGATTCTCCTCCTGTAATCGGATGACCAGTGTGGTCATACAGGCACTCAGACGGATACCTAGATTAAGAGAAACCACCCTACGGTGTGACACTCGACGCTACCCTGGCGACATGGGGCTTGTTTTTTGTAACTTAGTTCAGAACGATTGATCCTTCACACAAGATTTTCTAAATTCCTAGGAGGCTAAGCATGAGCTGGTATATCACCTGTTGGAAGAAGTATGTGGATTTTAGCGGCAGGGCAAGAAGAAGAGAGTACTGGTGGTTCTACCTGGTTAATATCATCATTGCCTGGATCTTGGCGATGATTGCCCTGTTTACGAGCAACGAAAACCAGGCGTCACCATTTTATTGGGTCATCGTTTTATACAGCTTTGCAATCATTCTGCCCAGCCTGGCTGTGCAGATCCGACGGTTGCACGATGTAGGTAAAAGCGGTTGGTGGATTTTTATTTCTCTCATCCCGTTTATTGGTTCCCTG
Above is a genomic segment from Anaerolineales bacterium containing:
- a CDS encoding DUF805 domain-containing protein, whose translation is MSWYITCWKKYVDFSGRARRREYWWFYLVNIIIAWILAMIALFTSNENQASPFYWVIVLYSFAIILPSLAVQIRRLHDVGKSGWWIFISLIPFIGSLWLLVLMLTDSQSGSNQYGPNPKEAPAVPASV